CAGAGTCGGAGCTAAACGGGAGTTCCACAAATTGGGACAGCGTCGGTTTAGGCGAGCCCGAGTACTTGGTGTTGGGGACGAATACCGCCTTACCCTGGGTGGTGAAGCTAGTCAATCTCCACGGACCATCAACCACCTGCCATAGCGGATTAGTGGCATAAGTTGAGAGGCTAGTAGAGGCGGCGTTTAGGAACTTGTAGACCGCCTGTGCTCCTGCGGTGGTCAAATCTGGAGCGTTAGTGCTGGTCGCGCTTGGAGTAGGCGCAGATGCCGAGGTCTTGTCCCAGGCGAGTGGCAACGGAACCAGCTGCGAGAGTTCGTTATAGGTGAACCAGGTTGGACTGTAGGACTTGTTCAACTGCATCACAAAGGTAAGCGGCCCGGTCGCCTTGTAAGAGACGACGTTGTCAGGAAAATATCCTGGCACGTAATCGAACCACTGACTGGTATTCGCCTTCAGCAGGTTCATCCAAAACACCAAATCACGAGCGTCGACAGTCTCGCCGTTCGACCATTTCCAGCCCTTCAGCTGAATGGTCACCGTCATGTTGTTGTTCGAATAGACCGGTGCGTTGGCGAGCGACTGTGAGTAGTTGATCTCTGCCTTGCCATTCTTACCAAAGAAGTAGAGGTTCCTGAACATCAGGTTGTCGAACTCATACAGGTTCACGTTCGACTCGTTTGCCCCGCTCATGAGCGGAAAGATATAAGTCGGTGGCGACAACGGCTGCTCCGCGAAGTAGGCGGTACCTCCCTTTAGCTTCGTGGTAGTCGACGATGACGATGAGTTGTTCGGACTCGAAGCGGTCGACCCACACGCCGCCAGCAGCATAACGCTCGCAGCTGAGATAGCCGCAAATTTGATCCAACTAGAACGCATTTTCAGGTTCCCCCTTTTCCTCAGCACCCCTGCCGTGGTATCAGTGATACTAGCGGTTCCTCAGCAATACTGTAATCATCTTTACATTCTGAGTTGACAAATTTACTTTACTTTCATAAACTGGGGACAAGATTCGCGCACGGCGACAGCGAGGCGCCAAGGACCACGATAGAGCGGAGTAGAGCTAGGACTCAGCCAGCAGCAGTTGACCGGTGATGACTTGTCAACCTCGTCCGTCAAATCAAGCGCTCTGACCTGCCGATTGACACTCGAAACTACGAGTCCAACCTAGACCGAGACGGGAGACGAGATATGCAGATGACCATCGTTGGTGCAGGAGCGATAGGTGGAATGATCGGGGCGCACATGGCGGCCGCAGGTCACGACATCACCCTATGCGACAGCGACCATGCCCATATAGATGCAATCCGTGCCAACGGCCTCACCATAGAAGGTCCAGTTGCACACTTCACCGTCCACCCAAAAGCGATCTATGCCGAGGAGCTTCAAGGAACCCACGAGTGCATCGCCGTGGCGGTCAAAAGTCACCATACCGAGGCGGCTGCCGCCCTCATCGCCCCGCATCTCAGTTTCGATGCGACACTTCTGACCATTCAGAATGGCCTCACCCTCGAGACCTTCACCCGCTTTATCGATCGCACCCAGATCGTTACCGCCTTCATCAACATCGGAGCCGACCTGATGGCGCCTGGTCTCATCAAGCAGGGCAACATAGCTGCTTTCTACGTCGGCGAACCCTTTGCTGATGCGGTAACTGATCGCGTTCGTCGACTGGTAGAGGCTCTCCCGTACGCGCAACCAACCGACAACATTCTTGGCTACCTTTGGGGCAAGGAGGCCTATGGTGCCATGTTGTATGCAGGAGCGGTCTCCGATCTCTCGATCGCCGATTCGCTCTCCGATCCTCGCTACCAAGACCTCATGATCGCCATCGCTCAAGAGGTGCTCGACCAAGCCCCTGTGAAGCCTGAGGGTTTCGATGGTTTCGATCCCCAAGATCTAGAGGGATCCCTCGTACGCCTAAGCGCATTCAACGCCAAAAGCGCTAAGTCGCACAGTGGGATCTATCGCGATCTTATGGTTCGGCGGCGTCCCACTGAGGTGACCGATCTACTTCATGACCTCAAAGGACCACTAACCACCCATGTTGGTCGGCTCATTCAAGCAATTGAGCGAGGTGAGCGAACGTGTGAGGTTGCCAACCTCGATCTCATGAACGCCTACTACCGTGCGCATCGCTACGCTGAACCGCTTCATGCCGTCGTTCGCTACCTCGACGCCCCTTTGCGTGCACCCGAAGGGCCACTCCACGGATACCAGATCGCGGTCAAGGACATCATCGCGATCGCCGGCGCTCCCCTTGGTAACGGTAACCCGGTTGACATGGCTGGACCACCGTCCACCGTCGAGGCGCCAATCGTCTCGATGCTTCGCAGCCTGGGTGCAGACATCTTCGCCACCACTTCACTGCTGGAGTACGCCTTGGGTTGCCCACACCCAAACTTGCCAGATGCGCGCAATCCAGTAGCCCCTGCGCTCACCGCCGGGGGTTCGAGCGGAGGCTCTGCGGTCATGGTCGGCGTCGGGGCTGGAACACTGGCGCTCGGAACCGACACCGGGGGCTCGGTACGCATTCCTGCACACTACTGCGGCGTCGTCGGCTTCAAACCCAGCTATCAACATCTCCCCATAGGAGGTATCACACCACTCTCGCCGTCCCTCGATCACGTGGGCATCTTGGCCACCGACGTCGCAACCGCCGCGCTGTGTTACCGAGCCTTGACCGGTGCCATCGCAACTAGCGTCGCATCCGCTGTGCCAAGACTCGGCTTCATCTCCAACCAACTCGACACCGATCTCCTCGACCCCACCGTCGCCGAGGCGATATTAGGAGCCTTGGCTGTACTCAAAAGCGCCGGTTATGAGATTGTCGAGCTCGACGCAGAACCCTTTGACCAGCTCGACTTGACCTTTGAGACCATCGTCGGCTATGAAGCGCTCCAGATTCATGGCCCCCAGCTCGAGCTCGATCGCGAGCACTTCGGTGAAGAGACTGCACGCGTACTGACGTTAGCCCGATCCATCACCGAGGCTGATTACCATAATGCGCTACGCCAACGTGCCATGGGAGTTGAAGCAGTCACGGCCGGCACGAAAGACATCGACCTGATCATCGGACCCACTGCCCCGATTGTTGCGCCAGGACAGAATCCCTCGCCTGACACACCCGAGGGTTACCTCGAAGGGGTGATGACACGCTGCTACAATCTGACCGGACAGCCCGCGATCTCGATCCCCATCCCTGGATCTCGGCTGCCAGTTGGCCTGCAACTTGCAGGTGGCTTCGGCCAAGACCTCGCACTTCTTGCTTGGGCGACCACCATCGAGGAGTTACTGCAAAAGGGGTAGCCAGCTGCTACGTCCTATTAGCCAGTTGCCACGCTCTTGATCCATGCCTCCACGACGGAGGCAGCAACCCCCAGCGGGACTGCCCCTTGGCCGAGGATCACTCGATGAAAGCCTCGGATGTCAAAGGTCGAGGCTAGCCGTCGCTCAGCCTCGCCACGAAGACGACGAATCTCCCTACGGCCAACCAGATACGCAGTCGCCTGACCTGGCCAACCGATATAGCGATCGATCTCATTGGTAACGTTGGCCATGTTGGTAGCGGTATTCTCCCACATGAACTCGACCGCTCGTTGTCTCGACCAACCATAATGGTGCATCCCTGTATCGACCACGCATCGTGTAGCTCTCAAGGCGTCAAAGGAGAGCATCCCGAGACGTGCGAGGTCACCACTATATAGACCCATCTCGTCGGCGAGGCGTTCGGCATAGAGACCCCAACCCTCTACAAAGGCGCTTACCTCTGCATCGAGGTACCTCCGGAAAGTGGGTAGCTCTTGGAGGGTCTGTGCGGTGGCTATCTGTAGATGATGGCCGGGCACACTCTCGTGGAACGCCAACGCCTCGTACTCATAGCGAAATCGCTCGGTGGGGACGGTAGTTAGAACACAGTGGGCGCCTGGACGGGATCCATCATCTGAGGGTCCGCGATAGTACGCGAGCGCAGCATTCTCGGCCTCGGCCGCTGAGATCTCCTCGATCACACAACTAGCAATCGCTCGGTCGGGAAACCACTTCAAACGCTCACGCTCTGCCGCCGCGAGCGCCCGCGTTACCACCTCAACAATCTGGGTGCCATCCTCAAAGCGCAGCGTCGAGTCAGTGCGCAGACGATCGAAGAGAGCCCGTCGGTCTGTGATCCCAAACAAACGGCCACCGATGGTAGCCCACTCATCGTCGAGCTCAGCCAGCGTCTCTAACCCCAAGTTATGGATCTCCTCAGCGGTCATGGCGGTCGTCGTGTGGCGAGCAAGTGCTCGATGATAAAGGGCGTCGCCATCTTCAATAGAGCCGAGTCCGACCTCGTGATCAGCTCGAGCATGGATCAGTGGACCAGTGGCCAGATAGTCGCGCAAGGAGGCGATAGCAGGCCGAATGCTCTCGTGCACGAGGGTTCGAATCCGCTCGCGGACACCCTCTAAATCTTGGGGCAGAGCCACGTTGATGAATAGATCATGGGCGTCATCGAGTGCTAGATGTCCGTCGAGCTGAGCTATCGCCTGACGAACGCCGGCGGCGGTAGAGAACTGGCGGGCCTCATCAGCCTGGCGATAACGTTCACTAATGGTGGCAAAGAGGGCAGGCAATCGCGAGAGTCGCTCGAGATAGTTGTCGACTCCGGTACGATCTACAATCACCGCTGTCGGAACAGTCTGGAAGATCCTTGCCTGAGGAGCAACATAACCCCCTGCCGAGATGTTGCGGGCCCATAGCTCGTCCTCAAGATCCATGCCCGCACTCCATGCAAGTGCCTCCATGACCTCAAGATTCACCCGTTCATCGAAGGTCAAGTTCTGGAGGCTCTGCTCATCTCCAAGCAGAGCCTCGATCCGCACTCGCAGCCCTCGATAGCCTGAAGCCGTCGCGAGCTCTCCCTCGCGACTGAGGTCTGGGAGCGCAGCATCGAAACCACGAAGACCAAGTTCGGTAGCGGTCAGCGGATCGCGTCCGTGCTTATGAGCAAAGAATGCTTCATTGAGACTGGCAAGCTCTTGCTGGACTCCGTCGATCATAACTATCCTCCAGGTCTATCTTTAGTGCTCAATGATTGGAAAAGTGCATATACCGGTTCTTCTGCACGATTCCATTCATCCTATGGCCAAGGTGTGCAACCAGCCCCACCATTGACAAACTCCATCGATAATTGAAAGCAGTCCGACTACAAAACTTCCTGGCTCTAAGTCGCCCATTGAAGGCACCGAGACTCAATCAGTGATTCCGCTGCTGGTTTTATGTTGGCAAGACAGAAGGTGATCTGGAGCGGAGAATGGTAGTTGCCAGACGAATGAGTGTGCGATGGTTGGTATGCTCATTCAATTTTGGCTGACCTTGGTGAAACCGTCTCTGCGTCTACTGCGTATCGTCTCGAGCGAGAGCTAAACCGTGGCTGGGCCAAGCATCCCGAGGATGTTGGGGTGCCTAGAGCATCTAAGATTATGGGATTCTTGCCCGTGCTATCCTCTCACCCGGTGGCCTGGGACTCACGGCTCGAGAGATGATGGCGACCGGTTTTGGCAGCTCAACCACCGCGTCACGCTCGGCTAGCGCGTAGCGTTTCTCTGTGCGTTGTTGCGATCAAGACAACCAGAGACTGTGTTTGATCCTATCGAGGCATCGCGTGTTTCTGAGCT
The Ferrimicrobium acidiphilum DSM 19497 genome window above contains:
- a CDS encoding amidase family protein, producing the protein MTIVGAGAIGGMIGAHMAAAGHDITLCDSDHAHIDAIRANGLTIEGPVAHFTVHPKAIYAEELQGTHECIAVAVKSHHTEAAAALIAPHLSFDATLLTIQNGLTLETFTRFIDRTQIVTAFINIGADLMAPGLIKQGNIAAFYVGEPFADAVTDRVRRLVEALPYAQPTDNILGYLWGKEAYGAMLYAGAVSDLSIADSLSDPRYQDLMIAIAQEVLDQAPVKPEGFDGFDPQDLEGSLVRLSAFNAKSAKSHSGIYRDLMVRRRPTEVTDLLHDLKGPLTTHVGRLIQAIERGERTCEVANLDLMNAYYRAHRYAEPLHAVVRYLDAPLRAPEGPLHGYQIAVKDIIAIAGAPLGNGNPVDMAGPPSTVEAPIVSMLRSLGADIFATTSLLEYALGCPHPNLPDARNPVAPALTAGGSSGGSAVMVGVGAGTLALGTDTGGSVRIPAHYCGVVGFKPSYQHLPIGGITPLSPSLDHVGILATDVATAALCYRALTGAIATSVASAVPRLGFISNQLDTDLLDPTVAEAILGALAVLKSAGYEIVELDAEPFDQLDLTFETIVGYEALQIHGPQLELDREHFGEETARVLTLARSITEADYHNALRQRAMGVEAVTAGTKDIDLIIGPTAPIVAPGQNPSPDTPEGYLEGVMTRCYNLTGQPAISIPIPGSRLPVGLQLAGGFGQDLALLAWATTIEELLQKG
- a CDS encoding DUF885 domain-containing protein, which gives rise to MIDGVQQELASLNEAFFAHKHGRDPLTATELGLRGFDAALPDLSREGELATASGYRGLRVRIEALLGDEQSLQNLTFDERVNLEVMEALAWSAGMDLEDELWARNISAGGYVAPQARIFQTVPTAVIVDRTGVDNYLERLSRLPALFATISERYRQADEARQFSTAAGVRQAIAQLDGHLALDDAHDLFINVALPQDLEGVRERIRTLVHESIRPAIASLRDYLATGPLIHARADHEVGLGSIEDGDALYHRALARHTTTAMTAEEIHNLGLETLAELDDEWATIGGRLFGITDRRALFDRLRTDSTLRFEDGTQIVEVVTRALAAAERERLKWFPDRAIASCVIEEISAAEAENAALAYYRGPSDDGSRPGAHCVLTTVPTERFRYEYEALAFHESVPGHHLQIATAQTLQELPTFRRYLDAEVSAFVEGWGLYAERLADEMGLYSGDLARLGMLSFDALRATRCVVDTGMHHYGWSRQRAVEFMWENTATNMANVTNEIDRYIGWPGQATAYLVGRREIRRLRGEAERRLASTFDIRGFHRVILGQGAVPLGVAASVVEAWIKSVATG